The Pseudomonadota bacterium genome includes a window with the following:
- a CDS encoding cyclase family protein, with amino-acid sequence MKHALSQLIVTGASLAVLALPASGAERTVGKSPWGPDDEIGRLNLITEASRGAILSRISGGEVYDLAVDYFIGMPSWQAAGDPHYRIWMTHTPHGTVVDDPLRVGATMNEHVSYTGAAISMYTHMGTHIDALVHFGLNGRIWNGFRAQAHLGDRGWQVAGAEKIPPLVARGVLIDVAAAKGLEMLPDGYRITRDDLVEALTTQHTELREGDVALIRTGRMKLYEDAQAYMANPPGLGMAAARFLVEERGAMAVGADNLSFEAFPSELETDYVPVHTYLLAEQGAPIIELVYLEDLSRDQVYEFAFIGGSLKLRGSDAAPIRPIAMPIRASTAGGER; translated from the coding sequence ATGAAACACGCACTTTCGCAACTGATCGTCACGGGCGCTTCGCTGGCGGTATTGGCGCTGCCGGCAAGCGGCGCCGAGCGGACCGTCGGTAAAAGTCCTTGGGGTCCGGACGACGAGATCGGTCGGCTGAATCTGATCACCGAGGCGTCGCGCGGCGCCATTCTCTCCCGGATATCGGGTGGTGAAGTCTATGACTTGGCGGTCGACTACTTTATCGGCATGCCGAGTTGGCAGGCTGCGGGCGATCCACACTATCGGATTTGGATGACCCACACGCCGCACGGCACCGTGGTCGACGACCCCCTACGCGTGGGCGCTACGATGAACGAGCATGTCAGTTACACCGGTGCGGCGATTTCCATGTACACGCACATGGGCACGCATATCGACGCGCTCGTTCACTTCGGTTTGAACGGACGTATCTGGAATGGGTTCCGTGCGCAAGCGCATCTCGGTGATCGCGGCTGGCAGGTGGCCGGTGCCGAAAAGATACCCCCGCTCGTGGCGCGAGGCGTGCTGATCGACGTCGCCGCGGCAAAAGGCCTGGAGATGCTGCCCGACGGCTATCGGATCACACGCGATGATCTGGTGGAGGCTTTGACAACGCAGCACACCGAGCTGCGTGAAGGCGACGTGGCGTTGATCCGCACGGGGCGGATGAAACTCTACGAAGACGCCCAAGCCTATATGGCGAATCCGCCGGGATTGGGCATGGCTGCGGCACGATTCCTCGTTGAGGAGCGCGGTGCCATGGCCGTTGGTGCGGACAACCTGAGCTTCGAGGCGTTCCCTTCGGAGTTAGAAACCGACTACGTGCCGGTCCATACCTATCTTCTCGCCGAGCAAGGCGCACCGATCATTGAGCTCGTCTACCTCGAGGATTTGTCACGCGATCAGGTCTATGAATTCGCCTTCATCGGCGGTTCGCTGAAGCTTCGTGGGTCGGACGCGGCACCCATTCGCCCGATTGCGATGCCCATCAGGGCGTCGACCGCAGGGGGCGAGCGATGA
- a CDS encoding NAD(P)H-binding protein: MRITVFGAAGNVGRRVVSEALSRGHEVTAVVRDPARFDELPAGAIAHVGDAANIDDVVRLSHGKDAVVNATRSATSNRDEVAATTGTLMDGLARTGVRLLIVGGAASLSVPGTTGRTVLDDPRFLSPATRSIGEASLAQLQVCLAETRVDWVYLSPPARLFPGLRTGNYRLGTDELLLDSAGHSEISIEDLAVVLLDEAESPKHHQTRFTTAY, translated from the coding sequence ATGCGAATCACGGTATTCGGAGCGGCCGGGAACGTCGGACGCCGGGTTGTCAGCGAAGCACTGTCACGTGGGCACGAAGTCACTGCGGTCGTTCGTGACCCGGCCCGCTTCGATGAGTTGCCCGCCGGTGCCATTGCCCATGTCGGGGATGCGGCCAACATCGATGACGTGGTCCGGCTCAGCCACGGCAAAGATGCGGTGGTCAACGCCACGCGGTCGGCAACGAGCAATCGTGACGAAGTCGCCGCTACGACCGGCACGCTCATGGACGGACTGGCCCGCACCGGTGTGCGGTTATTGATCGTGGGTGGCGCTGCGAGTCTGTCGGTGCCGGGTACTACCGGACGGACGGTGCTCGATGATCCGAGATTCCTTTCCCCGGCCACTCGCTCAATCGGTGAGGCCAGCTTGGCTCAGTTGCAGGTTTGTCTCGCGGAAACCCGCGTGGACTGGGTCTATTTGAGTCCACCGGCACGCCTGTTTCCCGGCCTGCGTACTGGGAACTATCGCTTGGGTACCGACGAACTTCTGCTTGATAGCGCAGGTCACTCGGAGATTTCCATTGAGGATCTGGCGGTGGTGCTCCTGGACGAAGCCGAGTCGCCCAAGCATCACCAAACCCGATTCACCACCGCTTATTGA
- a CDS encoding LysR family transcriptional regulator: MNSLTDIAVFTQVVDSGSFTAAAEALSLSKSVVSKYVTRLEDRLGARLLNRTTRRLSLTEVGRAFYERSRRALHEIEEAEAEISRLQGEPRGTLRLNTPMSFGILHVAPALPDFLRQYPEVSIDMNLDDRKVDVIEEGFDLSVRISELPDSSLVARRLGPCRHAVVAAPAYLEQHGTPTSPDELQHHNVITYRHQEAARNWHFRAPDGTPVSVPVSGSVQTNNSLALREALLGGVGITRTPTFAVGQDIQAGRLRPLLVNYQTLELSIFLVYPQRRHLSPKVRAFVDFFAERISNTPDWDQPSE, encoded by the coding sequence ATGAACTCACTGACCGACATCGCGGTATTCACCCAAGTGGTCGATAGCGGAAGTTTCACCGCCGCGGCGGAAGCGCTCTCGCTATCGAAATCGGTGGTCAGCAAATACGTCACCCGACTCGAAGACCGCTTAGGCGCGCGGCTTCTGAATCGCACAACGCGACGCCTGAGCCTCACCGAGGTGGGCAGAGCCTTTTATGAGCGGAGTCGCCGAGCGCTACACGAAATTGAGGAGGCGGAAGCCGAGATTTCCCGGCTGCAGGGTGAGCCGAGAGGAACGCTTAGGCTCAATACGCCGATGTCCTTCGGTATCTTGCACGTGGCGCCCGCACTGCCGGATTTCCTTCGTCAATACCCCGAAGTTTCGATTGACATGAACCTCGACGATCGCAAGGTGGACGTGATCGAGGAAGGGTTCGATCTTTCGGTTCGGATCTCCGAACTCCCGGATTCCTCATTGGTGGCGCGACGGCTGGGGCCCTGTCGTCATGCCGTGGTGGCTGCGCCGGCGTATCTTGAGCAGCACGGCACACCGACCTCGCCGGACGAACTGCAGCACCACAACGTCATCACCTATCGCCATCAGGAAGCCGCCCGCAACTGGCATTTCCGGGCACCGGATGGCACCCCGGTTTCCGTGCCGGTGTCGGGTTCGGTGCAGACGAACAACAGCCTCGCATTGCGCGAAGCGCTACTCGGCGGGGTGGGCATCACGCGTACGCCCACCTTCGCCGTGGGCCAAGACATTCAAGCGGGGCGCTTGCGACCACTCCTGGTCAATTACCAGACGCTGGAGCTTTCCATTTTCCTCGTGTACCCACAACGCCGGCATCTCTCACCGAAAGTGCGCGCATTCGTGGACTTTTTCGCCGAACGGATTTCAAACACACCCGACTGGGATCAGCCAAGCGAGTAA